The following nucleotide sequence is from Halapricum desulfuricans.
ACCCCGAGCCGGTTCCCACTTCGAGGACGCGGTCGTCGGCGGTGACGTACTCGCGCGCCGTCTCGGCCAGTAGATGCGAGTCCTCGGCCGGTTCGTACACCTGATCGAGATCGCGCTGTCTGGCGAGTTCGGGCCGGTCGTCGTTCATCGGTCCGGATTTTCGTCGGGGGTCGGCCTCCGCGTTTCGCTTTGGATCTGCAATCCGTCGGGCGGCCGACCGCCGAGCGTCCGCTGTGGGAGGGGGATAGTAATCCCCTCGCGCTCGAAGGCCTCCTTGACCGCGGCGACGACGGCCGTCTGGGCCGCCCAGCGCCGCCGGGCCGTCGGGTCGTCGATCCAGAACCGCACCTCTAGCACGACCGCCGAGTCGCCGAACCCGGTCAGGACCGTCCGGGGCTGTGGGCGGGTGCGGATCTCCTCCCGATCGAGATCGCGGACCGTCTCGGTCGCCAGTTCGCGGGCGCGTTCGACGTCGTCGTCGTAGTCGACGCCGATCTCGACGTCGACGCGCAGTCGGCCGCGCCGCGAGCGATTGACCAGCCCCGTCGCGGTCACCACGTCGTTGGGGATCGTGACGTACTCGTCGCTGAACGTGCGTATCTCCGTGTTGAACACCGACACGTCGGTCACGACGCCCTCACGGTCGTCGATCGACACCCAGTCGCCGATGTCGAACGGCCGGCCGAAAAGCAGGACGAACCCCGCCAGGACCGACGAGAGGGTCTGACGGGCGGCCAGTCCGAGCACGACACTCAGAAAGCCCGCCCCGAGCAGGATGTCCGAGGCGTCGATCCCCCAGACGGCAAGCCCGACGAGGATCGCCAGCGTGTACAGGACCAGCTGGAGGACGTGGTAGGTCACCTCCTGCTGGTGGCGCGAGAAGGCGTCGTGTTCCTCGAAGACCAGGCCGGTCACGCGCTTGACGAACACCGTCGCGCCCCAGGCCCCCACGAACAGGAACAGCGACACCAGCCCCCGGACGACCGTCGTCGAGTCCGGGTCGAGCACCTCAGTGATGGCCGTCGCCTCCGCGCTTGCCTCCCAGATCACGAGCACGGCGACGACCGCCCCGGCCGAGAGCGCGACGATAAGCGCCGCCTGGACGGCTTCGAGCAGGCTCCCGCGGGGGTCGTACCGGGACCGGAGCCAGCGACCGACCTGTCGGATCGCCCAGCTCCCCGCCAGCACGCCCACGAGCAGGGCCAGCGTCCCCAGCCACCGCTCGAACGGCGTCGCGAACAGCTGGCCGACGACGGGGAGGTCGAGCCCCGGTACAGACAGGCTCGCGAAAGTCGCGGCCGGGGCCGCCGCGCTCGCGCCGATCACGGATCGTCCACCTCGGCCGCGAGCCGCGCCAGCTTCGCGAATTCCGCTGGAGTCACGTCCCCGGCTCGCTTGCGCATGAGACCCTCGTCGGCGGCGTCGACGACCGCCTCCGGATCGCTCAGCCCGGAGATGTGGGCCGTGTTCCGAATCGCGTTGCGAATCGTCTTGCGGCGCTGGGTGAAGACCGCCCGCACGAGGTCCATGAACGCCTCGTCGTCCGGCACCGCGTAGTCCGGCTCGTGCGGCGTCGTCCGGACGATCGCGCTCTCGACGGCCGGCGGCGGCCTGAACGCCTCCTTAGGGACGGGCTCGACCACCTCGACGTCGGCGTAGTGGCCCGCCGTCACCGACAGCCGCCCGTAGTCGTCTGACCCGGGTTCGGCGGCCATCCGGTCGGCGAACTCCCGCTGGAACATCAACACGAGGGGGACGCCGCGGGGGAGGAGCCGGAAGACGATCTCGCTGGAGATCCCGTAGGGGAGATTCGAGATCGACGCGGTGAACTCGGGCAACTCGACCTCAAGGGCGTCGCCTTCCAGCACGGTTAGCCGCCCGGCGTCGATCTCGGCGGCGAACTCCTCGCGGAGGAAGGCCGCCAGTTCGGGATCGCGCTCGACTGCCGTGACGCGATCGGCGACCGCGAGCAGCCGATCGGTGAGCGCGCCGGTCCCGGCACCGACCTCGAGGACGTGGCTCAGGTCGGCGTCGATCTCGGTCGCGTAGGTCGACACGCGATCGAGCACGCGGTCGTCGATCAGGAAGTGCTGGTCGCGGTCGGGGTTTCCCCCGACGCCGGCACGAGCTAACAATGCGTCTGGGTCGCGGTAGTCCGTGTCAGTCATCTTACTCGCGTCGGGCGAAGATTCGGTATTTGAGGTCGGTCTCTTCGATCTCTTCGATGATGCGCTCGACGAGCACGTCTTTCGGGTCGTGGAGGCCGTTGACTCGCGCCTCGATGTCCTCGAAGTTCTCGAACGGGCGGCGTTTGCGCGCCTCGAGAACGTTGTTGCGCAGCTTCTTGCCGATCCCCGGCAGGAGGTTCAGCGCGTGCAGCCGCGTCGTGATCGGCTGGGCGTCGTTGTAGAACTCGACGAACCTGTCCTCGTCCGCGTCGACGACGTCCTCGATCGCGTACGCCAGTTCGGACCGCGCGCCGCCCGGGAGGTCCTCGTACTCGATCTCGCGGGCGCGCTCGACGCCGTCGCCGCGCTCGACGGGCAGGCGATCGCCGATCGAGATGTCGGCGTCCTCGGAGAGCGCGAGTTCGAACAGCCGGAACTCCCCGACCGAGACGGCGTACGCCAGCGGCTCTTTCTCGTACTGAGGCCGCTCGTCGTCCGAGCGCCCGTGCGGCAGGAAATCGAGGACGACTGCGATGGGGGCGCTCGACTCGTCGCGGTTACCGGTGGTCATGTCCGGTCTGTACGACGACAGTGTACTTAAAATCCAGCAGGTCACCGCTCGTGGGACTCGATCGCCGTCCTGGTTCGCTCGTCGACTCGTACGATGTGACACAGCGGGTTGCCGGGATAGACGACGGGGTTCTCCAGCACGCCGACCAGCACCCCGTCGAACGGTGCCTCGACAGCGGTAGTGGACGTCTTGAAGGGGTTTGCGATCGTCGCGATCCGCTCGCCCGCCTCGACGAACGCCCCTCGCTCGACGCGGACGTCCACCAGCCCGCCCGCGTCGGCCCGCAACCAGGTCTTCTCGCCGGCGTCTTCGACCACTGTCCGCCAGCCCGGCCAGTGGACGTGGGCGCTCTCAAGGAGTCCGAACTCCGCGAAGACCGACCGGACGCCGTCGAGCGCCCGGTCGATGAGCGATCGCTGGAAGCGG
It contains:
- a CDS encoding mechanosensitive ion channel family protein, which translates into the protein MIGASAAAPAATFASLSVPGLDLPVVGQLFATPFERWLGTLALLVGVLAGSWAIRQVGRWLRSRYDPRGSLLEAVQAALIVALSAGAVVAVLVIWEASAEATAITEVLDPDSTTVVRGLVSLFLFVGAWGATVFVKRVTGLVFEEHDAFSRHQQEVTYHVLQLVLYTLAILVGLAVWGIDASDILLGAGFLSVVLGLAARQTLSSVLAGFVLLFGRPFDIGDWVSIDDREGVVTDVSVFNTEIRTFSDEYVTIPNDVVTATGLVNRSRRGRLRVDVEIGVDYDDDVERARELATETVRDLDREEIRTRPQPRTVLTGFGDSAVVLEVRFWIDDPTARRRWAAQTAVVAAVKEAFEREGITIPLPQRTLGGRPPDGLQIQSETRRPTPDENPDR
- a CDS encoding 16S ribosomal RNA methyltransferase A — protein: MTDTDYRDPDALLARAGVGGNPDRDQHFLIDDRVLDRVSTYATEIDADLSHVLEVGAGTGALTDRLLAVADRVTAVERDPELAAFLREEFAAEIDAGRLTVLEGDALEVELPEFTASISNLPYGISSEIVFRLLPRGVPLVLMFQREFADRMAAEPGSDDYGRLSVTAGHYADVEVVEPVPKEAFRPPPAVESAIVRTTPHEPDYAVPDDEAFMDLVRAVFTQRRKTIRNAIRNTAHISGLSDPEAVVDAADEGLMRKRAGDVTPAEFAKLARLAAEVDDP
- a CDS encoding DUF655 domain-containing protein, yielding MTTGNRDESSAPIAVVLDFLPHGRSDDERPQYEKEPLAYAVSVGEFRLFELALSEDADISIGDRLPVERGDGVERAREIEYEDLPGGARSELAYAIEDVVDADEDRFVEFYNDAQPITTRLHALNLLPGIGKKLRNNVLEARKRRPFENFEDIEARVNGLHDPKDVLVERIIEEIEETDLKYRIFARRE